In Novosphingobium kaempferiae, the DNA window GCGGGGAGCGCTACGCCCCCGACGCGCTGACCGCCGCGCACCGCACCCTGCCCTTCGGCACCCAGGTCCAGGTGACCAACCCCGCCAACGGCGAGACCGTCGTCGTCACCATCAACGATCGCGGCCCGTTCCACGGCAACCGCGTGATCGACCTGTCCGACGCCGCCGCCGAGGAAATCGGCATCGCGCGCATGGGCAGCGGCAAGGTGGAACTGGCCGTCCTCGGCGAGTAATCCCGCTCGACACAGCGCCCGCGCAACCGACTGATTTTTCGAAGAGAAAAAGGTCGGCCGGCGCAGCTGGGAGGGGGTGGGGGAAGCGCCGCGCCGGCCTTCACACTCGATAACAGCGCGCCTGCCAAAGCGTTCCCGACCCCACGAAGGTTTTGCCGAACCGTGCCCCGCCATCGACGGGCCGCGACAGGTTTACACGGTTTACACGGTCCAGAGCCGCAACCGCCCGCCCCCTTCCGGGTCTTCCCTCCAGCGACTTGAACTCCATCGGCGCTTCCGCCGAGGCAGGCCCGAACAGCGCCCGGTCCACGCGGGCACAGGCGCGCGACTGCCAATCGTCCCACCGCGCCGCATGGACCGCCCGCACGCCTTCGCGCGTCGGCACCGGCGGATAGTCCGGCGCCTCCACCGCAGGATGCGCCGCAAGCTCCTCCTCGTCGTCGGGACTGAAACCGTGCGCCTCCTCGAAGGCGGCGTCCATGCCCTCCACCGCGTCGATCCACGCCTCGTTGGCGTCGATATAGGCAGGCTCGACGCTCTCGGTCAGGTAGTCCTCCCGCGCCAGCGGCAAGGCATCCGCCGCCGCACCCGCCTCCCGGAGCGCCTCGTCGGCCCGCTCCCCGGCGACCAGCGCCAGCATCTCGTTGAAGCGATCCGCCTCGCCCCCATCTTCCCCGGCCCCATCTTCCCCGGCCATGTAGTCGAGCCGCGCCAGATGCGCCAGCAACAGCCGCGAGTCATACCGCCGCCGCGTGCCCACCAGCTCGCCGCGAAACCACACCGCCTCCTCAACCCCGTCGAGCGCCCGCGTCGCCAGCACCTCCTCCACATGCCGCCGCGCCTGCACCAGAGCCGCCTGCCACGCCCGAGCAAATGCCGCATCGCGCCGCCGCAGCAGATACGCCGAAGTCCGGCTCATCCCCACCCGACCGCAAGCCGCCCGCACGTCGCCCTTGTCGGCCAGATGGTGCAGGAAACGAACGCGCCTGTCGGCATCCCACGCGGTATGGGGGACACACCCGTCATCCCGGCGCAGGCCGGGATCGCTGGCAAAGTCGGACGAGGTTGAAGAGGAAGAGAAAGAGCGAGGGCCATCGCCCTCGCGCTCCCGGAATGTCGACGCAGCGCCCTCCCCCGGAATCCCGATATCGCGAGAGGCCGGAATCCACCCCCGCCCGAACCGCGCCCGTTCCTCCCCGTCCCGGGGAGGGGGACCATGCGAAGCATGGTGGAGGGGCACAGGCCCCATGCCAGAGCCACCGTCCACACCGAAACCCTCGGAAAAGTCCGCCATCGTCCGCCTCGCGCAAGAGAAAAGCCACGAAAGGCCACGACGCAACCCGAACGGCCGCGCCGAGGTGAACGGTTTAGTTATCGCATGCGGGAGGCTGTAGGAAAGTAAAAAGGCGGCACGCAATAAATGCGTGCCGCCAAAGCACTCAATAGGGAGTGCAGGTCATACCATTGCGACGAGCATTCGCCTCACAGTCCGATTTGTTCACATAAGCTTCAGTAGAAGCTCCAACAATCCGACCGTTACTTGCGGTTCGACGCCAACGCCAACCCGTGATCGTAGAATAAATTTCCCAGCGATCACCAAGCAAATCAGTGCACGAAGACATATTTTCTGCTCCGAGGGCAAAATGCCCCTATAAATTGCAGATCATTTTACTTCCTCCTGAGAGCTTCTTCTTTTTACAGGCATAGATGAAACAGTCGGCAGTACGGGGATATCCGCTGCTGCGAGAGATGCTGTTTCCGCTACATGCGTCCGAAAATACGGATATGCGGCCATAAACCCAACTCTATTGGCGAATGCCAGCGCATGAAAATCATCACATTCATTATCTATATGATAAAATACGATGAATTTATCTTTGAGCGAAAAAACCTTTCTCCGCGCTTTTTTATGATAAGTTTCAAAATGGAATACGCAGGTAGCTATTCTATTTTCTTCATCAAAAGATGCATGGACATTGTCCACGTCAATCTTCATCTGCCTATCTACATATTCCTCTTCAAAGAAAGAAGGAGAAATATTGAAATTTGACTCTATAAGCTGGATTGACAAAAGTTGAGCGCAGCGAGCCACGTCATTATAAACGTCAGGATCAATTTTTCGATCATCACTCGAAATTGGAAGAGTGCTATCAACCGAAACGTTCTTCGATTTAGCCATTAACAGCCCTCCTCAATGGAAATACATTTGAGCCGTGCTCAGCCCAATTCCGTACATTCCCATTTCGTCGACCCGTTTTTTCTCGATCACCGCTATGAGTGAGCGGCACACTGCGCAGCAACTCAGCAATCAGAGATGCAGTAAGCACCTCTTGATTTGGCGTAGCGCGAGAGGATTGAGCGCGAGTAACTGCCGCCGTCATTTCAGAACGCTTCTGCAGCTTCTCAAACTCGCTTTTCGTAAGGATCATCGGCTGCTCACCCAGCGCAAGGAAACTCCGCGCAAGAAGTCGCAACGTAAGGTTATTAGCGTCATCAGAAAAGATTTGAGAAACACGAGCACGCGAGACATCCAGCTTTCGAGCCAATTCCGCGCGAGTCACACCTTTCTCATCAAGGAGGCTATCAAGTCGAGCTTGAGCCTCAGCAACAAAATATTCCTCTCTGAATTCGTCGCTATCAATACGATCCTTAAAGAAATTCCCCATGTCAATCACCACATTTTCCGTCGAATAATACCGCCGCCTCCTTGGCTCGCCTTAATATTCTAGGACTAGCCTTGTCTTGTTTCTTGGCAGCATCTATATCGACTATAATAACTGTTTTAACACCCCTGTAGTGACGAACGAATCCATAAAGTCGCACCTTATTGGTCTTAAAGGCCACCAGCATGCGGTCGTTTGCGCCCCCGCAGCGACCTTCATTTCCGTTAAATTGCTCCTTTGACGGCGGGATCCCATCAGCCCACAGCTTCATTCTTGAAAGAAGTTGGGACTGCTTTCGCGTCTCAACTTCCATGAATTCGGAAACTACCTTGGCTGCCATCAACACACGCGCGGCAGCGCCGCTCAGAACGTGCTCACAATCGATGTCCGAGTAGTCGTCCGAATCATTCATCGCCCGATTGTGTTAAGAAAAGACTTAACACCGCGCAAGCGGAATTGCGCGGCTCCTGCGATAACACGGGCGAATTTACCGGATACGAAAAAAGGGAGCGCGGGGGCGATGGCCCTCGCGCTCCCTTCTTCTCCTTGGCGTAACCCACCTCTCCCCTCCCCGAGACAAGCCCCGGGAGGAATGCGCGCGTTACTTCGCCCAGCTTCCCAGCAGCGGCTTGAGGTAGCTTCCCGTAAAACTGCCCTTGACCTTCACCACCTCTTCGGGCGTGCCTTCGGCGACGATCTGGCCGCCGCGGACGCCGCCTTCGGGGCCCATGTCGATGATCCAGTCGGCGGTCTTGATGACGTCGAGGTTGTGTTCGATCACGACCACCGAGTTGCCCTGGTCGACGAGGCGGTGCAGCACTTCGAGGAGTTTGCGCACGTCTTCGAAGTGGAGGCCGGTGGTGGGTTCGTCGAGGATGTAGAGGGTCTGGCCGGTGGAGCGGCGGGCGAGTTCCTTGGCCAGTTTCACGCGCTGCGCCTCGCCGCCGGACAGGGTCGTCGCCTGCTGGCCGACCTTGACGTAGCCGAGGCCGACTTCGTTCAGCATGTGCATTTTATCGCGGATCGGGGGGACGGCCTTGAAGAATTCCTCGGCGTCCTCGATCGTCATGTCGAGCACGTCGGCGATGGACATGCCCTTGAACTTCACTTCCAGCGTCTCGCGGTTGTAGCGCTTGCCGTGGCATTCCTCGCACGTCACGTAGACGTCGGGCAGGAAGTGCATCTCGATCTTGATGAGGCCGTCGCCCTGGCACGCTTCGCAGCGGCCGCCCTTGACGTTGAAGCTGAAGCGGCCGGGCTTGTAGCCGCGCGCCTCGGACTCCGGCAGTCCGGCGAACCAGTCGCGGATCTGGGTGAAGGCGCCGGTGTAGGTGGCGGGGTTGGAGCGCGGGGTGCGGCCGATGGGCGACTGGTCGATCTCGATCACCTTGTCGCACTTTTCGAGCCCGGTGATTTTATCATGCGCGCCCGCGATGACCCGCGCGCCGTTGAGCTGGCGGCTGGCACCCGCCTGCAGCGTGTCGATGGTGAGCGAGGACTTGCCCGAGCCGGACACGCCGGTGACGCAACAGAAGGTGCCGAGCGGGAACTTCGCCGTCACGCCGGTCAGGTTGTTGGCGCGCGCGTTCTCTACGGTGACGAAGTGGCCGTTGCCCTTGCGCCGTTCCCTGGGCACCTCGATCCGGCGGGTGCCGTTGAGGTACTGCGCGGTGAGGCTCTCCTTGCTCTTGAGCACCTGCTTGAGCGTGCCTTCGGCGACCACCTGCCCGCCGTGGACGCCCGCGCCGGGGCCGAGGTCCACGAGGTAATCGGCGGTGCGGATGGCGTCCTCGTCATGCTCCACCACGATCACGGTGTTGCCGAGGTCGCGCAGGCGCTTGAGGGTTTCCAGCAGCATGTCGTTGTCGCGCTGGTGCAGGCCGATGCTGGGCTCGTCGAGCACGTAGAGCACGCCCGAGAGGCCCGAGCCGATCTGGCTGGCGAGGCGGATGCGCTGGCTCTCGCCGCCGGACAGGGTGCCCGAGGTGCGGTCGAGGTTGAGGTAGTCGAGCCCGACGTTGTTGAGGAAGCCGAGGCGCTCGTTGATCTCCTTGAGGATGGCGCGGGCGATCTGCTGCTGCTGGCTGGTGAGCTTGCCCTCCAGCTCGCCGAACCACCTGAACCCGTCCGCCACCGAGAGGCGCGCGGCGTCGGCGATGTCGCTGCCGGCGATCTTGACCGAGAGCGCCTCGGGCTTGAGGCGCTTGCCGTCGCAGGTCTCGCACGGCTGCGCGGTCTGGAACTTGGCCAGTTCCTCGCGCGTCCAGGCGCTGTCGGTCTGCACCATGCGGCGGTTGAGGTTGCCGATGACGCCCTCGAACGCCTTGTTGACGGTGTATTCCTTCTTCCCGTCCTTGAAGGTCAGCGGGACCGCCTTGCCGCCGGTGCCGTAGAGGATCACCAGCTTCACCTCGCCGGGCAGCTCGTCCCACGGCGTCGTCAGCGCGAAGCCGAAGTGCGCGGCGAGGCTGGAGAGCACCTGCATGTAATAGGGGCTCGGCGGGTTGGACTTGGCCCAGGGCACGATGGCGCCCTGCTTGAGCGAGAGGTGCTCGTTCGGGACGACCAGCTGCGGGTCGAACAGCAGCTTCTCACCCAGACCGTCACAGGCCGGGCACGCGCCCTGCGGGGCGTTGAACGAGAACAGGCGCGGCTCGATCTCCTCGATGGTGAAGCCGCTGACGGGGCAGGCGAACTTCTCCGAGAAGACGATGCGGTTGGCGGGCAGGCCGGCGCCTTTCAGGTTCTTGCCCTGCCCTTCCTCTTCACGGCCCGGCACGTTGCCGTCGGCCATGTCGGCATAGGCCAGCCCCTCGGCCAGCTTGAGCGCCTGTTCGAAGCTGTCGGCAAGGCGGGTCTGGATGCCCTGCTTCACCGCGATGCGGTCCACCACGACCTCGATGTCGTGCTTGAACTTCTTGTCGAGCGCGGGTGCATCCTCGATCGCGTAGAACTCGCCGTCGATGCGCACGCGGGTGTAGCCCGCCTTCTGCCACTCGGCGAGTTCCTTGCGGTATTCGCCCTTGCGGCCCCGCACCACCGGGGCGAGCAGGTAGAGGCGCGTGCCCTCGGGCAGCGCCATCACCCGGTCGACCATGTTGGAGACGGTCTGCGCCTCGATCGGCAGGCCGGTGGCGGGCGAGTAGGGCACGCCGACGCGCGCCCACAGGAGGCGCATGTAGTCCCAGATCTCGGTGACGGTCGCCACCGTCGAGCGCGGGTTGCGGCTGGTGGTCTTCTGCTCGATCGAGATCGCGGGCGAGAGGCCGTCGATATGCTCGACATCCGGCTTCTGCATCATCTCGAGGAACTGGCGCGCATAGGCGCTGAGGCTTTCCACGTAGCGGCGCTGGCCCTCGGCATAGATCGTATCGAACGCCAGGCTCGACTTGCCCGAGCCCGAGAGGCCGGTGATGACGATCAGCTTCTCACGCGGGAGCGCGATGTCGAAGCCCTTGAGGTTATGCTCGCGCGCGCCGCGCACGGTGATGTGGGTGAGACTCATGGGAAGGCTGTGTTCCAGATTTGTTCGCACGCTTCAAGAGGCGCGGCGCGGGTTTTGCCGTAGATGGGGTGCGATGCGGCATAGGCAAGCCTTGCGGGGCGCGAGCAGCGCGACTGCCACGGCCCGCGACCTTCCTTCGAGACTTTGATTTCGGAAAAAGTACCTACTTCGGGCTCACCCCTGAAATAGCGCCACACATCTTCTCATTTAAGCTGGAAATACTTTTTAGTATGATCGCGAAAATAGGATTCGGAGCCCAACATGCCAAGTATCGCTGACCGAAAGCGTTTACAACGAGCCACCAACGCCGCTGCAAAATCAAAATCTAAAGGTATATCATTGGAAGGCGGTGGAAATTTTCACGAAGATGGCATTCAGATAGTTGCCGGGGTTTTGAACCTTCTGACCTTTGAATACATCGCCAGCGCTCGGGAGCGAGATGACCTTTCGCGCCTGCTTCCACAAATATCATCAGCCATGCCAGCAGACGGAGGTGTCCTCGTCATTCGCTTCGTCGGCGAAAGATCGGACCCGTCGGGCGGACTGTTCTATGAATATATCGGGCTGCGGATCGGTCCATCAGGCTACAGCGCAGCCGATGCCATCTATACCTATGAACGAAACAAGTCGGCGGCAGAAAAGGAGCCAAGCGCTCGATCCCCCGACATGTGCTTTCCCGAAGATGTGGCTCCAAAATCACCCAGCGCCGGAGCCACGATTTCGGCCGCTCCCAAAGGCATGGACTTCCAGTACGAAAAAGAATTCGCCGACAAATATTACCAGTATCAGGCAAAATCCTCAAAAAACCTGAGAGATGCAGCCAGGATAACGATCGGGAATTACATCTTCATTGACAGGAAGATGCTGGACCAAATTCGCAACAACCGTCATTGACCCCCTCACGCCCGCCGGGATGCGCGCACCCGCCGGTGTCCGTTGTGGCCGATATCGTGGCTGGCATTCCAGCCGTCGACCCAGCCGCGCACGTCCTCGTAGGGCATCGGGCGGCAGATGCCGTAGCCCTGCCCGCAGGTGCAGCCCATCGCGACGAGCATCGCCTGCGTCTCATTGTCCTCCACGCCCTCGGCCACCAGCGGGATGCCGAGGCTGTCGCACAGCACCACCAGCGACGTCACCAGCGACTGGTCGAAGCGGTTCTCGGTGAAGCGCGCGATGTAGGAACGGTCGATCTTGATCTCGCTCACCGCGAATTCGCGCAAGTAGCCGAACGAGGTGAAGCCCGCGCCGAAATCGTCGATGGACAGCGATATGCCGTGGTCCTGCAACTGCTCGATCACCCGCTTGGCCTGCGAGGGGTGGGCGATCAGCGCGGTCTCGGTCAGTTCCAGCACCACGCGGGCGGGATCGACGTCGTGCCTGCGGATCGCCTCGACCACATGGGCGACGAAGCCCGGCCGCTCCAGCATCCGTGCCGAGACGTTGATGGCGATGCCCGCGCCATCGAGGCCCTTCTCCAGCCGCGCGTACTGCCCCAGCACGGTGTCGAGGCTGAGGTAGGTGAAGTCTTCCAGCAGGTGCGACTGTTCGACCGTCTCGATCAGCGCATCGGCAGGGACCGGCCCGGTGTCCGGATGGGTCCAGCGCACCAGCGCCTCGAAGCCGAGCACGCGGCCCGAACGCATGTCCACCTTGGGCTGCCAGTGCCAGTTGAAGGCGCGCGCGCCCATGGCGTCCTCGATGTCGTGGAGCAGCGTGCGCTCGCCCATGCGCGGCGGGCGGCGTTCCTCGCCCCGCGCGATGACGGCCTTGTCGATGCCGCGCTTGGCCTCGTACATTGCCTCGTCGGCGGCCTCCAGCAAAGCCTCGGGCGAGTAGCCGAGCTGCGGGCACAGCGCGACGCCCATCGACGCGCCGACGTAGAGCAAGCGCCCGTCGTGGACGATGGGCTGCTCGATCAGCTCGGTCAGCTTGGCCGCCACCGCCAGCGCCGAACCGTCGCCATCGACGTTCTGGAGCAGCACGGCGAACTCGTCGCCGCCGAGGCGCGCGATAGTGTCCACCTCGCGCAAGTGCTCGCGCATCCGGCGGCCGAGGGTGACGAGCACCGCGTCGCCCGCCGCGTGGCCGAGGCTGTCGTTGATCTCCTTGAACCGGTCGAGGTCGATCATCACCACCCCGAACGGATCACCGCTACGCCGCGCCCGTGCGCAGGCCTGCGAGAGACGGTCGGCAAAGAGCGTGCGGTTGGGCAGGTCGGTCAGCGGATCGTGGAGGCCGCGATGGGTCAGCTCCTCCTCCGCCTTGCGCAGTTCCTGCCGATACTTGCGCCAGGCCATGCCCTCTTCGACCGAGGCGGCGACGCGCTCCGGAGAAAGCGAGCGCTTGTTGAGGAACTCGGTCATGCCCGACTTGATCGAGTCCGCCGCGACCTGCTCGCCGCTGTCGCCGGTGACGGCGATGACGGGAATGTCGGGGTCGATCTCGGCGCGGATCTCGGGCAGCAGCTCGCGCCCGTCGCCGTCCTTGAGTCCGAAGTCGAGGAACACGATGTCGAAATGCGCGTCCGGACGGCGGATCATGCCCAGCGCCTCGGCCTGCGAGGAAGCCTGCTCCACCGTGATGTTGCGCGGAACGCGGCGCAGGAGGCGGAGCAGCTTCTCGCGATCCACGTCGTCATCGTCGACGATCAGCGCGTGGATGTCCTGGGTGCCGTTGTGCAGATTGTCCATGGGGGGAAGACGATCCTTGCTCTTGTGAAAACCGCGCTCAGGGCAGTTCCTGGGTGCGGGCGTACTTGCCGATGAAGTCGGCGAGGCGGGCGAACTGCGGGCCGACCGCGGACTTGACCATGTAGCCCGCGACGTGCCCGTCGTAGGCGCGGCTGCGGTCCTGGTCGCGCGCGCTGGTGGACAGCACGAAGACCACCGTGCGCCGCAGGTCCGGGTCGGCGCGCAGGGCGTCGAGGAACTGGAAGCCGTCCATCCCCGGCATGTTGAGGTCGAGCAGCACTATCACCGGCGTGTCGATCGCCTTGTCGGGATGCGTGCCGCCGAGGATATCGAGCGCCTCCGCCCCGTCGCCCGCCGTCACCGTGCGACAGGGGACGCTGTGCTTGCGGAAGGAGCGCAGCACGCCTTCGCGCGCGACGTCGTCGTCATCGACCAGCAGCACGGTCACGTCGGAAAGCGGCACGTCGGAACTCCCGCCCGAGCGCGGGGCAGTCACGAGATCAACCATCATCGTCGTTCTCCCGCAGCAGGATGCGCGGCCAGTGGACCTCGAACTTCGCGCCGCCAAGCGGACCCCGGCCCTGCACGGTGACCATGCCGCCGTGCGCGTTTATCATGCGCCGCGTGAAGGCGAGGCCGACCCCGTCGCCCGCCGTGTTGGGCGAGGCGCGGTGGAACAGCTTGAAGATGCGATCCTCGTTGCCAGGCGGAATGCCCTGCCCGTCGTCCTCCACCGTGAAGACCGAGAAGCGCCCTTCCTCGCGCATGGCGATGCGGATGCGCCCCTGCGTGCCGCCGTGGTGCTTGACCGCGTTTGACAGCATGTTGCGCAGCGAGGTGGAGAGCGGCGCGCGCGGCGCCACGATGTCCCCGCCCTGCACGTCCACGTCGACCTCGAACCCCTCGGGGATGGCGGTCAGTTCCAGCGCCTCCTCCACCAGTTCGTGCGGGTCGATGCGCTGCATCTGGGTGTCGCGCACCCCGGCGCGGGCGTAGCTGAGCAGGTCGTCGATCATCTGCTCGCACCGGGCGATGCGCTGGCTGATGCGATCGAAGTTGTGGACCACGTCCTCGGGCAGTTCGGTGCCATCCAGATCCTCGCGGATCCACGACACCAGATCGCTTATGCCCCTGAGCGGAGAACGCAGGTCGTGGCTGGCGACATAGGTGAACTCCTCAAGCTGCGCATTGGTCTGCTGAAGCGCGCGCTCTGCCCGCTTGCGGTGCGAGATGTCGCTGACGATGCCCATGTAGAGCGGCTGCGCAGTGCTTTCGAACCGGGTCAGCGCCACCTCGACCGGAAACTCGCGCCCGTGGCGGTGCAGGCCCGTCAGGTCGCGGTCCATGCCCATCACGCGCGAGCTTGGCGCGGCGGCGAACCCGGCGATCTGCCCGCCGTGCTTTTCCCGGTAGCGCTCGGGCAGCAGCATGGAGAGGGGCTGGCCGATCATCTGCTCCACCTTCCAGCCGAACTGGTTGGAGAGCATCGTATTGGCCTGCGCGATGCGGCCCTTGCCGTCCACCACCACCACGCCCAGCGGCAGGCTTTCGAACATCTGCGTGAAGCGCCGCTCCGCCGTGATCTCCCGCGTGAGATTGCGCAGATAGACGACGGCGCGCTCGCCGTCCTCCCCGGCGATGGGGGCAAGCGTGAACGAGACGGTCGGGCGCGATCCGTCCACGCCGTTCAGCACCATCTGGCGCGTCCACGACCCGCGCGTCTCCATCGGCACGTTGAAGAAGACGTCGAACATCTGCCGCAGCATCTCCGCGTCGTCCTCGCAGAACCACACGAAGAGCAGGCCGAGACGCAGCGCCTCGGCATCGGGCTCGGCCAGCAGGGTGGCGGCGGCGGCGTTGCCCCACGAGACGACACCCGCCCGGTCGACGATCAGCGCGGGGATCGGCGCATGGACCAGCGGGCCGTGGATATCGCTCGTCGTGGACGTCGCCAGCATCGCCTGTCCTGCCTGACGGAAGACGGCGGCGCTCTTGCGGCCCGGCCTCCAGAGGATGCGCCGGCAGCCGCGGACCGGCTCCCGTACCTGACGAAAGGTACAGGGGGGCGGTTATCGACCTGCGAAGCCGAGACTAGGGACCAGCCCCTAGCCGCAGCCATTCGCAACGATTGCAGTGGTTAACGGGCTACGAACTTCCCCGCATCGCGGTCCTTGCGGACCTTGAGCGCGTCGAACACCGTGCCGCTCATCGTGATCCAGATGCCCGGCCCGGCCGCCTGCACGCAGCCGAACGCCATGCCGAGGTTGAATGGCGCGTCCGTCTCGGCGAAGCGCGCGGGCTGCATGGCGCCGCACATCACCACGCTCTTGCCCTCGATCCCCGGCACGGTCGCCAGCACGGCGGCGGTTTCGGTCATCGTGTCGGTGCCGTGGGTGATGACGACATGGCTCTCCGGCGCGCCCGCGATGGTCGCGGCGATCAGCGCGCGATCCTCGTCGGTGAAGTCGAGGCTGTCCTTGCGCAGCAGTTCGACGATGCGGAACGGATGCGCCACGCGCGCGGTGGCCAGCAGCTTGCCGATGACGCTCTCGACGATCTGGTACTCGCTCAGCGCGTCGAAATACTGCTTGTCGATGGTGCCGCCGGTGGTGACGACGAGAATGGGTGCCTGGGTCATGGACGGGGCTTTAGAACACCGCGCGGCGAGAGGGAACAGCTGCGTAATGAGGAGCCGCATCACACCTCGTCATTGCGAGCGTAGCGAAGCAATCCGACCCTGTGCGTGCCGCTGGATTGCTTCGCTGCGCTCGCAATGACGAGGGAGGGGCGGGCCCTCCTTCCGTCGCCCCTGCGCAGACAGGGGCCCATCCCGAGCTGGCCGCCTGCCGGTGAGCAGGTGCCGTGGCGATGGACCTGATGGTCCCCTGCCTGCGCAGGGGCGACGGAGTTTTGAGTGGGAGTGGTTCGCCCTCCCCCACTGTCCGCCCTGCGATTGCGCGCGCACGACGCAAGTGCATCCTCGCCGCCGCCGTGCCAGCCTGCGAGGATGACCCCATCCGATTCCGCATCCGCGAAAACCGAGCTGGCCGCCGGCTGGCCTACCGTCCTTGCCGCCGCCCTTGCCATCGGGGTCGGCATGATGGGCGTGGGCTTCTATTCGCTGAGCCTGTTCGTGACGCCGCTGCAGGCGGAGTTCGGCTGGACCCGCGCGCAGGTCTCGGGCGCGGCGACGTTTCAGCAGCTGGGCATCTTCCTGAGCGCGCCCATCGTCGGCCTGCTGGCGGACCGCTTCGGCAACCGGCGCATCGCCATCGCCAGCTACGTCGCGACGCCGCTGGCGTTCCTCGCGCTGGCGCAGACCGGACCTTCGCTGACCGCGTGGTACGGGTTGTGGCTGCTCGTCTCGCTGGCGGGCTGCGGGACGACCCCGGCGATCTGGGCGCGCGTGGTCTCGCTGCGGTTCGATTGCGGGCGCGGACTGGCGCTTGGCCTGATGCTGATGGGGACCGGCGCGGCGGCGATGCTGGCGCCCGCCCTGCTTGGTCCGTTCATCGCCGCTGAGGGCTGGCGCGCGGGACTGATGGCGATGGCAGCGGTGGTGGCAGTGGTCGGCATCCCCGTGAGCCTGCTCACCGGGCGCGGCGAGCCCGTCACTGCTCCCGCCACCACGGCAAAGTCGCGCGGACGGATCGAGATCACCGCTGCGACGGTCAAGATCGCGGTGATCGGCTTCCTGCTCGGCGTGATCGTCGCGGCGCTGATCGTCCACCTCGTGCCGATGCTGATCGACCGGGGCGTGCCGCCCGCACAGGCCGCGCGCATGGCCGCGCTGGTCGGCATGGCGGTGATCGTCGCCCGGCTCGTCGTCGGCTGGCTGTTCGACCGCTTCCACGCCCCGCGCGTCGCGGTGCTGTTC includes these proteins:
- a CDS encoding MFS transporter, giving the protein MTPSDSASAKTELAAGWPTVLAAALAIGVGMMGVGFYSLSLFVTPLQAEFGWTRAQVSGAATFQQLGIFLSAPIVGLLADRFGNRRIAIASYVATPLAFLALAQTGPSLTAWYGLWLLVSLAGCGTTPAIWARVVSLRFDCGRGLALGLMLMGTGAAAMLAPALLGPFIAAEGWRAGLMAMAAVVAVVGIPVSLLTGRGEPVTAPATTAKSRGRIEITAATVKIAVIGFLLGVIVAALIVHLVPMLIDRGVPPAQAARMAALVGMAVIVARLVVGWLFDRFHAPRVAVLFLTSPVIACLILWLHGPAIPAALLLGLAAGAEVDMLAYFTSRYAALENYGATYGLVLGLFSLGAAFGPPLFGWAVDATGNADLGLASSGAGLVGVLVLIATLGAYRRD
- a CDS encoding asparaginase domain-containing protein yields the protein MTQAPILVVTTGGTIDKQYFDALSEYQIVESVIGKLLATARVAHPFRIVELLRKDSLDFTDEDRALIAATIAGAPESHVVITHGTDTMTETAAVLATVPGIEGKSVVMCGAMQPARFAETDAPFNLGMAFGCVQAAGPGIWITMSGTVFDALKVRKDRDAGKFVAR